In one Anaerolineales bacterium genomic region, the following are encoded:
- a CDS encoding oxidoreductase, translated as MDEFTGKVVLVTGAGRGLGRKAAIAFSAVGGYVAANDINPLSLDETVNQVIQNGGIARPYVFDIAKRMPIEGMIAQVLDHFGRIDILINHAAVAPDASILEMDEWEFHRTLDVNLGGPFFTMQQVGRVMRQQGGGVIVNLISTGWKGEADQGRSACSASQAGLIGLTQAAAAELSRWNIRANIVGNGPAIPGLAAQQTWDVAAYRRWLSGMPEISQMPITGSLSLVIYLCSVAASSINGQVIWHGLDN; from the coding sequence ATGGATGAATTTACGGGTAAAGTCGTTTTGGTCACCGGGGCCGGGAGAGGCCTTGGGCGCAAAGCTGCCATTGCGTTTTCTGCCGTTGGCGGCTACGTGGCAGCCAATGATATCAACCCGCTCAGCCTGGATGAGACGGTTAATCAAGTTATCCAAAACGGTGGCATAGCCCGGCCGTACGTTTTTGATATCGCCAAGCGCATGCCCATTGAAGGCATGATCGCCCAGGTGCTGGATCACTTTGGGCGAATCGATATCCTGATCAACCACGCAGCAGTTGCTCCGGATGCCTCAATTTTGGAAATGGACGAATGGGAATTCCACCGCACGCTGGATGTGAACCTGGGTGGGCCGTTCTTTACCATGCAGCAGGTGGGGAGGGTGATGCGCCAACAGGGTGGTGGGGTGATCGTCAACCTCATATCCACCGGCTGGAAAGGTGAAGCTGATCAAGGCCGCAGCGCTTGTTCAGCTAGCCAGGCAGGCTTGATTGGCCTGACCCAGGCTGCCGCCGCTGAGCTTTCACGCTGGAACATCCGAGCAAATATCGTAGGCAATGGCCCTGCTATCCCTGGCCTGGCCGCCCAGCAGACCTGGGATGTGGCAGCCTATCGGCGTTGGTTGTCTGGGATGCCTGAAATCAGCCAGATGCCTATAACTGGCTCGCTGAGCCTGGTCATCTACCTGTGCTCCGTGGCCGCCTCTTCAATCAACGGGCAAGTCATCTGGCATGGGCTGGATAATTAA
- a CDS encoding SAM-dependent methyltransferase has product MGGKTNKSATSKFGSPGRQNHDATDFYKSRLYHDQPQENLTDTVENPLPAEHLDQICQNSAESMAELPDNSIHLMVTSPPYNVGKEYDADLSLPEYLAFLDRVWAEVLRVLVPGGRACINVANLGRRPYIPLHAWITESMLSLKYLMRGEIIWNKAASASPSTAWGSWKSATNPTLRDVHEYILVFSKGMFKRHNQPPRKSTISREEFLEYSKSLWTFPAESANKVGHPAPFPVELPYRLIQLYSFEGDVVLDPFMGSGQTALAALKSNRHYVGYEINPTYISLAQERIARNQGPG; this is encoded by the coding sequence ATGGGCGGTAAAACGAACAAGTCTGCCACCAGCAAATTTGGGTCGCCTGGACGACAGAATCACGATGCGACCGACTTTTATAAAAGCCGCCTGTATCACGACCAGCCACAAGAAAACCTGACCGATACCGTGGAAAATCCGCTGCCTGCGGAGCATCTCGACCAGATCTGCCAGAATTCCGCAGAAAGCATGGCCGAGCTGCCGGATAACAGCATCCACCTGATGGTTACTTCACCACCCTACAATGTGGGCAAGGAATATGATGCCGATTTGAGCCTGCCGGAGTATCTGGCTTTTCTTGATAGGGTGTGGGCGGAAGTGCTCAGGGTGCTTGTGCCGGGTGGCAGGGCGTGCATTAATGTGGCCAACCTGGGGCGCCGGCCTTACATCCCCCTGCACGCCTGGATCACTGAAAGCATGCTCAGCCTGAAGTATTTAATGCGTGGCGAGATCATCTGGAACAAGGCAGCCAGCGCCAGCCCCTCCACTGCCTGGGGCAGCTGGAAATCCGCTACTAATCCCACCCTGCGGGATGTGCATGAATATATCCTGGTTTTCTCCAAGGGGATGTTCAAGCGACATAACCAGCCTCCCCGGAAAAGCACCATCTCCCGCGAGGAGTTCCTGGAGTATTCCAAAAGCCTGTGGACGTTCCCGGCTGAATCGGCTAACAAGGTTGGCCATCCAGCACCCTTTCCGGTTGAGCTACCCTACCGGCTGATCCAACTATACTCCTTTGAAGGGGATGTGGTTCTCGATCCATTCATGGGCAGCGGGCAAACTGCCCTGGCAGCCCTCAAATCCAACCGGCATTATGTGGGCTATGAGATTAATCCCACTTATATCAGCCTGGCACAGGAACGCATCGCCAGGAATCAAGGGCCTGGATGA
- a CDS encoding EbsC protein — protein sequence MTWKTSDDIRLMDSMLATTLGVEELRRFMQSHDIRGEIVRLEVPTPTVETAALAVGTSVDQIIKSILFLVDDHPVMAIACGLSNIQRRAIADFYGVGKKKVKLADPDTVLRVSGYEVGAMPPFGHRQRLNTVIDQRVLELPSAYAGGGAENVLLQLKPQDILQATGAAVLDLLA from the coding sequence ATGACCTGGAAAACATCCGACGATATAAGACTAATGGATAGTATGCTGGCGACCACATTGGGCGTGGAAGAGCTGAGGCGATTTATGCAGTCGCATGATATCCGGGGTGAGATCGTCCGTCTGGAGGTCCCTACGCCTACAGTGGAAACGGCAGCCCTGGCTGTTGGCACCAGCGTGGACCAGATCATCAAGTCCATACTTTTCCTGGTCGACGACCATCCGGTGATGGCAATCGCCTGCGGCTTATCGAATATTCAGCGGCGGGCCATTGCCGATTTCTATGGTGTGGGAAAAAAGAAGGTGAAACTGGCTGATCCTGACACGGTTCTGCGGGTTAGCGGTTATGAAGTGGGTGCCATGCCGCCCTTCGGTCACCGGCAGCGGCTAAACACGGTGATCGACCAGCGGGTGCTTGAGCTCCCCAGCGCCTATGCAGGAGGGGGTGCAGAAAATGTGCTCCTGCAGCTTAAGCCACAGGATATCCTCCAGGCGACAGGCGCAGCAGTATTGGATCTGCTTGCATAG
- a CDS encoding 2-(1,2-epoxy-1,2-dihydrophenyl)acetyl-CoA isomerase — protein sequence MSDLVRINLKDGIFTITLDHPPANALTLEMVRLLQAAFRQASQEKLARLVVLRGMGDNFSGGQDIYEILKAEGVSYRKHMQETYNPLVLQIRRLELPVLAEIRGTVAGAALGLALACDLRLASDEARFVVGFLGIGLAPDSAVSLFLPALIGLGRATEVAFTNEPILAQQALDWGLVNRLFPAHLLESGTAQVAKALASGPIHAMGLAKRDFNKAIYPHLEQVLDYEAHIQEIARLGGEHKEGVKAFVDKRPPEWMGG from the coding sequence ATGTCTGACCTGGTAAGGATTAATCTAAAAGACGGCATTTTTACCATCACGCTTGACCATCCACCAGCCAACGCACTCACCCTGGAGATGGTCAGGCTATTACAGGCTGCATTCAGGCAGGCCAGCCAGGAAAAGCTGGCCCGTCTGGTTGTGCTCCGCGGGATGGGAGATAACTTCAGCGGTGGCCAGGATATCTACGAAATCCTGAAAGCTGAAGGGGTTTCATACCGTAAACACATGCAGGAGACTTACAACCCGCTGGTATTGCAAATCCGTCGTCTTGAGCTGCCAGTGCTGGCAGAAATCCGCGGCACCGTGGCCGGTGCCGCGCTGGGCTTAGCCCTGGCTTGTGACCTGCGCCTTGCCAGCGATGAGGCACGCTTCGTGGTGGGGTTCCTGGGCATCGGTCTGGCACCCGATTCGGCGGTATCGTTATTTCTCCCGGCATTAATCGGCCTGGGGCGCGCCACCGAGGTAGCTTTCACCAATGAGCCGATACTTGCCCAGCAGGCGCTTGATTGGGGCCTGGTCAACCGCCTCTTCCCCGCCCATCTGCTTGAATCAGGCACCGCCCAGGTGGCAAAGGCGTTAGCCAGTGGACCAATCCATGCCATGGGATTAGCCAAGCGTGATTTTAATAAAGCAATCTACCCGCACCTGGAACAGGTGTTGGATTATGAAGCTCATATCCAGGAAATTGCCCGCCTGGGGGGCGAGCACAAAGAGGGAGTGAAAGCCTTTGTCGATAAAAGGCCACCTGAGTGGATGGGTGGCTAG
- a CDS encoding rhomboid family intramembrane serine protease: MNQEPPRPQEPYSSPLGITGQQVLRPVFRPYITYVLIGICVGIFLLQYAIAYLFQIDIANAFAKDNAMIMRGQLWRLITPMFLHASVLHLGFNMYALFAIGTTIERFYGRGRYVALFLIGGFAGNVMSFLFTLNPSLGSSTAIFGLLGAEGVLFYHNREVFGSMAPRALSQVIVIGVINLIIGMTPNSGIDNWGHIGGLIGGTLFAWFAGPQFRRQGMYPPYSIGDNRSQREVIIAGIAVTGLFFFLAIAGMFMRG, encoded by the coding sequence ATGAATCAAGAACCACCCCGGCCCCAGGAACCATATTCCTCACCCTTAGGGATTACCGGTCAGCAGGTCCTACGGCCAGTATTTCGACCCTATATAACCTACGTCCTGATCGGTATCTGCGTGGGGATCTTTCTCCTGCAATATGCCATTGCCTATTTATTTCAAATAGACATCGCCAATGCCTTTGCCAAAGATAATGCCATGATCATGCGTGGGCAACTTTGGCGGTTGATCACCCCCATGTTCCTGCATGCCTCCGTCCTGCATCTCGGTTTCAATATGTATGCCTTGTTCGCCATTGGAACGACGATTGAACGCTTCTATGGTCGCGGGCGTTATGTGGCACTCTTTCTAATCGGCGGTTTTGCGGGCAACGTGATGTCCTTTTTATTTACCCTCAATCCTTCCCTGGGGTCGTCAACTGCGATCTTCGGTTTACTGGGGGCGGAAGGTGTGCTCTTTTATCATAACCGGGAAGTGTTTGGCAGCATGGCCCCCAGGGCCTTGTCCCAGGTGATCGTCATCGGGGTGATCAACCTGATCATCGGGATGACGCCTAATTCTGGCATCGATAATTGGGGCCATATCGGTGGATTGATCGGCGGGACGCTGTTTGCCTGGTTTGCAGGGCCTCAGTTCCGCCGGCAAGGGATGTATCCACCCTATTCGATTGGGGATAATCGTAGCCAGCGCGAGGTGATCATTGCCGGGATTGCTGTCACCGGCCTGTTCTTCTTCCTCGCCATCGCTGGTATGTTTATGCGCGGCTAG
- a CDS encoding guanylate kinase, with translation MSEDNFTLSQPQPLLIVISGPSGVGKDTIIQRMKARNLAFQFVITATTRPPRPNEVHGRDYFFYSQEEFAGMIARGDLLEYALVYNDYKGIPKQQVREALSTNKDVVMRLDVQGAETIRRLCPEALLIFLSPQDEAEMIKRLKERKTETPEDLQLRIATARHELTQIELFDYVVVNRDDCQEETVEIIFSIITAEHHRVKQRKVTL, from the coding sequence ATGAGCGAAGACAACTTCACCCTATCCCAGCCACAGCCACTCCTTATCGTGATTTCCGGACCGTCGGGGGTGGGGAAAGACACCATCATCCAGCGCATGAAGGCCAGGAACCTAGCCTTTCAATTCGTGATCACCGCCACTACCCGCCCACCCCGACCCAATGAAGTCCACGGCAGGGATTATTTCTTTTATTCACAGGAAGAATTCGCCGGGATGATTGCAAGGGGCGACCTGCTGGAGTATGCCCTGGTCTATAACGATTACAAGGGTATCCCGAAGCAGCAAGTGAGGGAGGCCCTGTCCACCAATAAGGATGTGGTCATGCGGCTGGATGTACAGGGCGCTGAAACCATCCGCAGGTTGTGCCCGGAAGCCTTGCTGATTTTCCTTTCTCCTCAGGACGAGGCCGAGATGATTAAGCGCCTTAAGGAACGCAAGACAGAAACGCCTGAAGACCTGCAGCTACGTATTGCCACTGCTCGCCATGAATTGACCCAGATCGAGCTTTTTGATTATGTTGTCGTTAACCGGGATGACTGCCAGGAAGAGACAGTGGAGATCATCTTTTCGATTATTACTGCTGAACATCACCGTGTAAAACAACGGAAAGTAACCTTATGA